The stretch of DNA tcttactctactctcgcaccgtgaggactcgtttgtttgggaccaagcagacagctcgttagtctttcggtggtaaggcaccacgaaagcagctcggataagcgcaccagccgcatcgctatcgaccgggaactttgcgtgaaattcgtcgctatcagaagtcgaccgaattgctgatccgcaagctacctttgcagcatttgattcgtgaaattgctcaggacttcaaaaccgacttgcgcttccaaagttccgcggttatgacgctgcaggaggcctattcgaagataccaatttgtgtgctatcccacAAAACGTGTCACaccatgcccaaggacattcagctggcctgtcgaatccaaggagagcgtgctatattagcttagcatataatcaacggcccttttaaggactccaaatttgatggattagagttcagaaaagttgtttgcaggccaaactgaaaggagtattttcgtttggatgccattcagcatcgagaaaattccggaaagatctaatcgttgctgaataataatctgccagttccccgggaattgaaaaatacattcatgcgagtttattttaatgttttatatccatataatactgcgaccacatacatttggttttgtgatttgtcaatcaagtgcagttagcaggaaagctaatattggatgcataaaaccttgagcttcaaacataacgctctcgttttcgaagtcccccaaatattcatttattcattcattcagaatggatttagattcaacttgaaacaaatgatctctaaatcaacgatagtcctacgtcacccttgcggttataccatagatataacccaattTAAtttagcctcctcaaaacaaaacTTTTGATTTCGGTCTGTGAGACTAAGACTGTATTGTATCTATAACAACAAAATAGAGCTAACATTAATAAGTAATGTTATGTAATGTAGTAATGtagttcaaaaaattaaaataacaatacttcattgaAACTCGCATTCACAGTCTTCAAAGgcgaagttttcttcaaaaaaatcaattttattgattttcgtaACCTTATGCTGgatgtttccagcattttcaaAGTCATTGAACAAATGATATTCCTGGAGAAAACATTGTTTAAGTTGTTCCTCGTGACATTTTTTGCTTTGTTACATGTTATGATCGAACCACTGGATGTGTTCATATAAAACAGCTAACAACCTGAGAGAGCGGGTAGCTACACTGAAATTCACTTGCTAGCATCTTTTCTGGAGCAGGCAGAGATGGAACTCAGTACAATCTCAATGTAGAGTTATACCTGGTAGTGTTTTCTGGATTGCCAGACTTCAACATGCAGCTGTTCCTGCTAGCTAGGTAGCTTTGGTAGGTATGTTTTCCCAATGTGTACCCACTACGAGGTAGATTTAAGGCTTCTGCAGTGCTGACAGCTATAAAAAACGGATGATCTCGGTACATAcattcattctcattctcacatTCAAGCTCACGATTCTCTCGTAACTTAAGTGCATTAATTCGTATATTCGGTTGTGATCATGGCTCAAAACTATATCAATCAGCTCCCGGTGGAGGCATTCTATTTAATCTTCGATAAGTTAAAAATCAGAGATCAGTTTTCTGCCATGCGTACTTGTAAACTATGGTACGATATTCTGAGTAGCAATCGGTACATTCGGAAGCATCAGTTCAACATCTCCGTAGCCAACCTTTGCAGTGACGTTGGTATACAGGTTTCTGTCAGGATGAAACGCTACCCCGCGTACACGATTTCGGATGCGTTGGTTCCAGCCGAGCGACAAACCTGCTTTTTGGAAGCTCTACAAAAGTTTCTATCCCACGAGGAGGTGATGTTCAACGTTGAGGATCTGAATTTCGAAATGTGCCATTTCTCGCTAGATGATGTGTTTGGAAGCTTGCAGTGCTGGAACTTCCCGAACCTGAGGAAAATTAGCTACAGTGCTTCAGTAAGAGTTAACCGCGTTGAAATTTCCCACAGCCTTGTAAAGGCACCGAATTTGACAAAGCTACAGTTGGAAGACATGGGCCTGACGATAAGCCCATTCCTGCAGATGTTTAGCACCCAGATCGAGGAGCTTGATGTGAAGTTCCAGGACCAAAAATTGTTGTTCAGTATAATTGGGTCCGGCACATTTACAAATCTACACAGCCTGACGCTCAGTACTGCGAGTGGTTTCCATTTTGCTAGACCTTACGGACCCTACGATTCTCACGACAGATATCTTCAAATCTTCGCTcaattgaaatatttgaaaatatgtgacgACGATAGCTCGTTCTGTGCAACTTACAAAGATATTTTCCAAGTCGCTAAAAATTTAGAGACATTGATAGTCCACGGAACCGCCATGCGTGATGACTCCTTCAACGCAATAGGTGATCTCAAAAAGCTAAAGGAGCTATGCTTGCGTGTTGACATACACAGCCACAGGTCGGTTAACAAGTTATCGCTGCCACTACTTGAAAAGATGTCAACATACGTTGATTCATTTGTGCCGTTTGAAAGTGCCCCGAAACTGAAACGGTTGTGCATTGAGAACGAATACATTTTCAAAGTGAGTGCAAGATCGGTTGCCGCGAACTCAAATCTAATAAGATATTTGCGTATCATTAATCAACAATTGGAGGAATTGCATCTTAAGGAGATGGTTTTGGAAAATCCTCTAATCAATCAGATTTGCGCATTGAAGAAGTTAACAACGCTGAAGCTGACCGCGGTCAATGTGGTGAGTAATTTTACATTACAtaaaaaactgtgttttctgattctattttcattctatttttacAAACAGAAAGAGGCGCCAATCTACAGAATTCTATCCGAACTGCCGCAGCTTGAATACTGCCGCTTCAGGGACTGTAATGTGGAGACGAGAGTTTCGTTTGACAATGTATTTGGCCGTGCGCGTGAGGAGAATGCCGAGGACAAAGAGAATATGGACTTGTTCAAGAAGTTGGAGCTTATGTACCCACATTGTCTCATTGAAAGCGATACGTTTGACCTCAGCAGAGACATTCCAGATCTATTCTGCGCTATAACGGGACCCGAGCTCAGTTCTGTGGAAAATTTCTCCTCGCGATCAAACATAAGTGATATTTTGAGATCGTTTTGATAATATGTATCAAAAAACCGTAGTGGAGTATAGGAGAAAAGAGATGATCATAAGTGAAATTAATACATTGATGTAAATATTTATTCGTAAGCGATAAAgtttataaattaaataaaccACACAAAAAAGACAGAACTGTgcatgaaatattgaaaaattcaattgaaaatatCGTCCTGGACGATGGTattttaaaactcatttttgaaCGTAACTTCACAATGATTGCATTGTTATAGATTGTTAGTGATTGTGATTGGGAGTGAGCTGATGACCATACTGTGCATTTCCAATCACAGACTTGATTGCGGTGGCAcagtattttcttttttttaacacCCTCCGCTATCCCCCACACCAAAGAGCTCGAATGAGCCTCCTGATAGTGGACACAACTATCTCAGCTCGAACTGTGCAGCAAAAAACTAatatgtaacaaaaaaaaaatctaatctatatctatcttatatataaaattctcgtgttcgtggtcgaactcttctgaaacggctcgaccaattttaatgaaatcatactcaaaaaacttggtaggcatgagaataggtaaactatatatgatacagcTAGGATAGCGATCACTGTATATTTAATACCAACTTGGGTGAGCCTAtggaagaatttttttctgaatttttttttgtattttttgcataaatttggttTGAAAATCGTTTGGTttatataaccaattttcacccctatctcctatttttaatcacgatatttgtattttttatacaaACAATATCAAAAACAGgacgattttttttacattgttgAAAGCCAGATGCcacttcgtcctcttcatcAAGCTTTCACCCCATACATACGCAACTAACCTCAATTCGACTAAAGCTAGGTgcatcgccggcgagctggaaacctttttggatgagcacaatgaattattgaaattattctgaACACACACATGCTCGGAATGCGAAGTAACAGTCTCGCTATTGtagtcaatcctgataaaataaAACggcagtgtcgacgtctggtggccactttcaatgtggggccataatttgggccccaaactcgatgtttacaaaaatgtccaattagaggtaaaaatgtccaactaaacgtATCACATTACAGGCCTGTCaaattagcaaaatgtcgcattaaacgtaaattactgtactagacaataaaacaaagtttcgattctcctgtactcgcgcgtacctcgtataactcgtatactcgtgcacggtgtcacagaccgtgcgcgttttaataatttaagacaatatgttttgtatttttaggcgttatttgtatttatttgaagtaaaCAAATACAGTGATTCATCTCTAACTGGACATACAAAggtaccactcagtgtcgcattagaggcgatgGTGACTTGTAATTGGAcatcaaatacaaatacaacacGATTTGAAAAACAAGTAAAAATAGGGAAATTATTGAAACTCTAACGCATAATCATTAAAAAAGTGTGCGCAAAATACATGATCTAGTGAAATGGTTGgaaaatggttgaaaacactcctaaaaatGTATCGTGTTGTAGAAACTTGCGCAAAGAATGTTTACAATAAGTGTCCAATTAGATGATTAAATATCCAACTATCCCTgttgcattacaggtctgtccaataagctagatgtccaattagaggagaATCAttgtataattgaatgaaaaaaaaaccaaaaaatatatatttttttgacgtaggactacgtctttcctttctataccggggtgtaaaatcaaagtttcgaaaacaaaagcgttacgccggagaccgagattttgagcgttaatagctcttaaacaattgaacgaaatggtatgataaacacttcattcgaaagataaaatgtctacgcgttatatacttgttactttttcatccaaaaacttgtttcaatagccttaaaattgctttcaaaacaggctattgaaatctccaatcggtatataagcgagcgccgctctgaaacccactcagttataattgaacagcgattggagcatgttgtcgctgttgtggtgaagctaacttcgtttatcttgaaagcgctgatgaacggtgtcaccgagagcctgtttgtgcaccttaggccagaagggaatccatcaggaggagagaaacgaataacatcgaagtaagtatacagtaagcttatataataaagagggtggggtttacattctatacttttatggcttataatatggtgcttcctttgctttcgttcatttcttactctactctcgcaccgtgaggactcgtttgtttgggaccaagcagacagctcgttagtctttcggtggtaaggcaccacgaaagcagctcggataagcgcaccagccgcatcgctatcgaccgggaactttgcgtgaaattcgtcgctatcagaagtcgaccgaattgctgatccgcaagctacctttgcagcatttgattcgtgaaattgctcaggacttcaaaaccgacttgcgcttccaaagttccgcggttatgacgctgcaggaggcctattcgaagataccaatttgtgtgctatcccacaaaacgcgtcacaccatgcccaaggacattcagctggcctgtcgaatccaaggagagcgtgctatattagcttagcatataatcaacggcccttttaagggctccaaatttgatggattagagttcagaaaagttgtttgcaggccaaactgaaaggagtattttcgtttggatgccattcagcatcgagaaaattccggaaagatctaatcgttgctgaataataatctgccagttccccgggaattgaaaaatacattcatgcgagtttattttaatgttttatatccatataatactgcgaccacatacatttggttttgtgatttgtcaatcaagtgcagttagcaggaaagcttctgaagattattcttcagaacaaggttttttgtatccaatattggatgcataaaaccttgagcttccaacataacgctctcgttttcgaagtcccccaaatattcatttattcattcattcagaatggatttagattcaacttgaaacaaatgatctctaaatcaacgatagtcctacgtcacccttgcggttataccatagatataacccacttcctgttttttcaaatgtaatgaATCTTTTTTGGAATTAATTCTGCGTCCAACACTCGTACAGATTGATTCATATCATCTTACAATTTTGACTGTACATTATCTAGAATCACATATTTctattaaaatatgtttttaatcCATTCTTGAATTCAACTGTTTCATTTCCTCTCTACATTTCTAACACCAACAGTCCAAAACCATAATTATTAACTCCCAGCTGTCATCCACCGCATTCAACATTAATAAATGTGGACCAAACATCCCTCAGCAAGGCAAACAACgcgcgcgcaaaaaaaaaacttacaaaTCCTCTTACCGGAAAGATACAATTGTACAACAATACCCGAAAACCCATCATCTTTCCATCAATACTTGAAAAACCGGTACCCCCTTCAGCTGTGTTTACCCCGCATTGCAACTTTCTGCCAGAGGAAACGAACAGAGAATGGAAAAAAGAATAGCAGAAAAAACAGTAACATAAACTACATAAACACCACCCGAAATGATACACACCACTTAGCAAAATCCTAAAGTGCCCGGCggcaaaaatttcaataattcaattagCTCATGAAGcgtgaaaataataaataacatttttcgaAGGGTTAACGCCAGTTGCTAAATCTTGTTTATTTATGATAGAATTCAGAACTTATATTTTCAAGAAATACCCTTTCTCCGTTCTCACCCGGCTCATCCCCGGGTTCAGAGGTTACTCAGAGTGAGTGTGGTTGTGGGAAAAGGAAAACGTTATAACCTACAACCTATAGCTTGTACCCATTGTGTACACACCTTGGCCGCGTTGTCTAGGCTTGCCAGCCATGGACCGATGATGGCTTGGAGCGATTTGAAAAAGTGCTAAACAGCGACCAACAGTAACGAAGAATTCATCCGTCTCTTCCTCTTGTTGGCTGGAAAACTGAAAAGTAAACTTTCCGTTCGGCCGCGGGCGATTCGATCATTCTCTCTGTGTCTCCCTGGCCGGAAATGGATACAACGGTGGGTTGCGCTCCTAGCGGCAGGGAAGTGATAATTTGGTAAATGATTTATTCTAAATTATAAGTTCTGTTTGTTCTAGGTACTCACGGAAGGCATTTTTGTCTCAGCATTGCATTGAAAATGTATCAAACCCATTTCCTATAACCTCATGACTATTTTTTTCAGTCAAAGCCCAACcggactaaatttcaagtttaacattaaacctaccgatgtttcatgtatacctattcctaccacagcgggtcaagtgaacCTTTATGAATAGTTGGTGAACAATGgctcgatttatatagttttgttgagaaacgtgacaTACCATCTTTCTCCTATATATTTATACATTTtgggataacaattattagctaaataatga from Toxorhynchites rutilus septentrionalis strain SRP chromosome 3, ASM2978413v1, whole genome shotgun sequence encodes:
- the LOC129773028 gene encoding uncharacterized protein LOC129773028, with protein sequence MAQNYINQLPVEAFYLIFDKLKIRDQFSAMRTCKLWYDILSSNRYIRKHQFNISVANLCSDVGIQVSVRMKRYPAYTISDALVPAERQTCFLEALQKFLSHEEVMFNVEDLNFEMCHFSLDDVFGSLQCWNFPNLRKISYSASVRVNRVEISHSLVKAPNLTKLQLEDMGLTISPFLQMFSTQIEELDVKFQDQKLLFSIIGSGTFTNLHSLTLSTASGFHFARPYGPYDSHDRYLQIFAQLKYLKICDDDSSFCATYKDIFQVAKNLETLIVHGTAMRDDSFNAIGDLKKLKELCLRVDIHSHRSVNKLSLPLLEKMSTYVDSFVPFESAPKLKRLCIENEYIFKVSARSVAANSNLIRYLRIINQQLEELHLKEMVLENPLINQICALKKLTTLKLTAVNVKEAPIYRILSELPQLEYCRFRDCNVETRVSFDNVFGRAREENAEDKENMDLFKKLELMYPHCLIESDTFDLSRDIPDLFCAITGPELSSVENFSSRSNISDILRSF